A window of the Trichoplusia ni isolate ovarian cell line Hi5 chromosome 4, tn1, whole genome shotgun sequence genome harbors these coding sequences:
- the LOC113492825 gene encoding ribonuclease H2 subunit B, with protein MTTRTKKKSGANVTPPSPLKKRVENSWILLAKDSLLENSSFSIISLPHPVHGKPAKYCLDDEHNKIYEIITFDEPHRSWFIGETVKSDGSIQMVTPVNPLFLVLPRLKEQCSSRAIPLEDLLSEKGYDKILDFIPSFDSVADLKGPADMKAYKYNEEKTMTWLEDRVRRLSKVLRQKNIHVTSGATSATFVTSNISNDNIDEEFFLKYACGMVSEYLQEDMAETLEKRFNFKPDLIETIGNKRKSEVENKEPSKRIKSEATDLDSKENGFVPNSSFNEVKKEKALTAKEKARQKAASGTKTISAFFKKK; from the exons ATGACGACTAGAACAAAGAAAAAGTCGGGAGCAAATGTTACTCCACCCTCTCCACTAAAAAAACGAGTTGAAAACTCGTGGATACTTCTAGCGAAAG ATTCATTATTAGAGAATAGTAGTTTTAGTATAATAAGTTTACCACACCCTGTGCATGGGAAACCGGCAAAGTATTGCCTTGATGACGAGCACAAtaaaatttacgaaataataacatttgacGAGCCGCACCGGTCATGGTTTATCGGGGAAACTGTTAAATCCGACGGCAGTATACAAATGGTCACGCCTGTTAATCCACTATTTTTAG TTTTACCAAGATTAAAGGAACAGTGCAGCAGCAGAGCCATACCCTTAGAAGACTTGCTTTCGGAAAAAGGATATGACAAGATTCTTGATTTTATACCAAGTTTCGATTCAGTTGCAGACTTAAAG ggaCCAGCAGATATGAAAGCATATAAATACAATGAAGAGAAAACCATGACTTGGCTGGAGGATAGAGTGCGCCGGCTATCCAAAGTGTTACGGCAGAAGAATATTCATGTCACATCTGGAGCTACTTCTGCCACATTTGTAACCAGCAATATCAGTAACGATAATATTGATGAAG AATTCTTCTTAAAATATGCTTGTGGCATGGTATCTGAATATCTGCAGGAAGACATGGCTGAAACACTAGAAAAGCGATTTAATTTTAAGCCAGATTTAATTGAAACCATTGGAAATAAACGTAAGTCTGAAGTTGAAAACAAAGAGCCAAGTAAACGAATAAAATCAGAGGCAACTGATTTGGATTCCAAGGAAAATGGATTTGTGCCCAATAGTAGTTTCAATGAAGTTAAGAAGGAAAAAGCATTGACAGCAAAGGAAAAAGCAAGACAAAAGGCAGCTAGTGGAACCAAAACAATATCagcattttttaagaaaaaatag
- the LOC113492824 gene encoding replication factor C subunit 4, which produces MDAFLKTGKISVADKPSSSGVKTSGKKKPPAPWVEKYRPKTIDDIVDQGEVIQVLRECLAGGDLPHLLFYGPPGTGKTSAILAAARQLFGDISRERVLELNASDERGIQVVRDKVKTFAQLTASSTRPDGRPCPPYKLVILDEADSMTTAAQAALRRTMERETKTTRFCLICNYVSRIIPPITSRCSKFRFRPLARDNVIKRLRDICEAENVDVGGGDVLHQAVDTCEGDLRRALTALQCCQRLLGKITAEGLVEVTGLVPDKLVNQYLSIKNYSELEQFVESFLMDAYSASQLLEQLSATVVTSGHLTNKQKCEISEKVAVCSHRLLDGGAEFMQLTDLGCTIIMANNNP; this is translated from the exons ATGGATGCTTTCTTAAAAACTGGTAAAATTTCGGTGGCTGACAAACCTTCATCGTCTGGTGTCAAAACATCTGGCAAGAAGAAACCTCCAGCGCCATGGGTTGAAAAATA CCGGCCGAAGACGATAGATGATATTGTAGACCAAGGAGAGGTGATTCAGGTGTTGAGGGAGTGTTTGGCCGGCGGGGATCTGCCACATTTACTGTTTTACGGTCCCCCGGGTACCGGTAAGACGAGTGCTATACTTGCCGCGGCCAGGCAACTTTTTGGTGATATATCTCGGGAGCGTGTGTTGGAGCTCAATGCATCCGATGAACGCGGAATACAAGTTGTAAGAGATAAAGTCAAGACTTTTGCTCAGCTTACTGCTAGCAGCACAAGGCCTGA TGGAAGACCATGTCCTCCATACAAACTGGTGATCCTGGATGAAGCGGATTCCATGACCACAGCCGCACAGGCAGCGTTAAGACGGACTATGGAAAGAGAGACTAAAACAACAAGATTCTGTCTCATTTGTAACTATGTGTCACGGATCATACCACCCATTACTAGCAGATGTTCCAAGTTCCGCTTTAGACCACTAGCTAGGGATAATGTTATTAAGAG GTTGCGCGATATCTGCGAGGCGGAGAACGTGGACGTGGGAGGCGGCGACGTGCTGCACCAGGCCGTGGACACGTGCGAGGGAGACCTGCGCCGCGCACTCACCGCGCTGCAGTGCTGCCAGCGGCTGCTCGGCAAGATCACCGCTGAGGGACTGGTTGAG GTAACAGGACTGGTCCCGGACAAGCTAGTCAACCAATACTTGAGTATCAAGAATTACAGTGAGTTGGAACAATTTGTAGAAAG TTTCCTAATGGACGCGTACTCAGCATCGCAACTACTGGAGCAGCTGAGCGCGACAGTGGTGACATCTGGCCACCTCACCAACAAGCAGAAGTGTGAGATTAGCGAGAAGGTCGCTGTCTGCTCGCACAGGCTGCTCGACGGCGGAGCGGAGTTCATGCAGCTAACAGACTTAGGATGTACCATCATTATGGCTAATAATAACCCATAA